In a genomic window of Opisthocomus hoazin isolate bOpiHoa1 chromosome 19, bOpiHoa1.hap1, whole genome shotgun sequence:
- the C19H9orf78 gene encoding splicing factor C9orf78 homolog isoform X2 produces MRRRRRRTSRSLRRLKVEEAKEVQSLRRRPNGVSAVALLVGEKLQEEATLVDDPFKIKSGGMVDMKKLKERGKDRINEEEDLNLGTSFSAETNRRDEDADMMKYIETELKKRKGIVENEEQKVKLKNAEDSLYELPENIRVSSAKKTEEMLSNQMLSGIPEVDLGIDAKIKNIISTEEAKAKLLAEQQNKKKDSETSFVPTNMAVNYVQHNRFYHEELNAPVRRNKEEPKPRPLRVGDTERPEPERSPPNRKRPLNEKATDDYHYEKFKKMNRRY; encoded by the exons atgaggaggaggaggaggaggacgagcaGGTCGCTGAGGAG gtTAAAGGTTGAGGAAGCCAAAGAAGTTCAGAGCCTCAGAAGGCGACCCAACGGGGTGAG CGCTGTAGCTCTGCTTGTGGGAGAGAAGTTGCAAGAAGAAGCAACACTTGTG GATGATCCATTTAAGATAAAATCTGGGGGAATGGTGGACATGAAGAAGCTGAAAGAAAGAGGCAAGGACAG GATTAATGAAGAGGAAGATCTAAACTTGGGAACTTCATTCTCAGCTGAAACCAACAGGAGGGATGAAGATGCTGACAT GATGAAGTACATTGAGACTGAGCtaaagaagagaaagggaattGTGGAGAATGAGGAGCAGAAGGTGAAGCTTAAGAACGCTGAGGACTCTCTGTACGAGCTGCCAGAGAATATCCGTGTCTCGTCTGCCAAGAAGACTGAGGAGATGCTGTCCAACCAGATGCTGAGCGGCATTCCTGAAGTGGACCTGGGAATTGA cgcaaaaataaaaaacatcatCTCAACTGAAGAGGCCAAAGCCaagctgctggcagagcagcagaacaaaaagaaagacaGCGAAACGTCCTTTGTTCCCACCAACATGGCTGTTAACTATGTCCAGCACAACAGAT TTTATCATGAGGAGCTAAATGCACCAGTGCGAAGGAACAAAGAAGAGCCGAAGCCCCGTCCACTGAGAGTGGGTGATACGGAGAGGCCAGAACCTGAGC ggTCTCCTCCAAATCGCAAACGTCCACTCAATGAGAAAGCAACAGATGATTATCACTATGAGAAATTCAAGAAGATGAATAGGCGATACTGA
- the USP20 gene encoding ubiquitin carboxyl-terminal hydrolase 20 yields MGDTRDICPHLDSIGEVTRDDLLLKSKGTCQSCGAVGPNLWACLQIGCPYVGCGESFADHSTLHAQAKKHNLTVNLTTFRIWCYACEKEVFLDQRLAVHSQSPPVKFSEPDSPLPAHPLKAVPIAVADEGESESEDDDLKPRGLTGMKNLGNSCYMNAALQALSNCPPLTQFFLECGGLVRTDKKPALCKSYQKLVSEVWHKKRPSYVVPSSLSHGIKLVNPMFRGYAQQDTQEFLRCLMDQLHEELKEPIVAETRDLDTSDQDDKREGDRSPSEDEFLSCDSSSDRGEGDGQSRTTAGMSSSSLAETELLIQDEAGRGISEKERMKDRKFSCGHRRSNSEQVDEDADVDTTMMPVDGRASPEMLPAPRPASPCRTPEPDNDAYVRCSSRPCSPVHHEMHSKLSSSPPRSSPARLGPSYVLKKAQMQASGKKKKELRYRSVISDIFDGSILSLVQCLTCDRVSTTVETFQDLSLPIPGKEDLAKLHSAIYQNVPAKTGACGDNYASQGWIAFIMEYIRRFVVSCIPSWFWGPVVTLEDCLAAFFAADELKGDNMYSCERCKKLRNGVKYCKVLRLPEILCIHLKRFRHEVMYSFKINSHVSFPLEGLDLRPFLAKECVSQITTYDLLSVICHHGTAGSGHYIAYCQNVINGQWYEFDDQYVTEVHETVVQNAEAYVLFYRKSSEEAVRERQKVVSLASMKEHSLLQFYISREWLNKFNTFAEPGPITNHTFLCPHGGIPPNKYHYIDDLVVILPQNVWEYLYNRFGGGPAVNHLYVCSICQVEIEALAKRRRIEIDTFIKLNKAFQAEESPSVIYCISMQWFREWEAFVKGKDNEPPGPIDNSKIALMKAGGHVQVKQGADYGQISEETWIYLSTLYGGGPEIAIRQNVAQVQEVENLHGEQKIEAETRAV; encoded by the exons ATGGGGGATACTAGAGACATCTGTCCTCACCTGGATTCCATAGGAGAGGTGACCAGGGATGATCTGCTGCTCAAATCCAAG GGAACTTGCCAGTCTTGTGGAGCTGTGGGACCAAATCTCTGGGCTTGTCTTCAG ATCGGTTGTCCTTATGTTGGTTGTGGGGAGTCCTTTGCTGACCACAGCACACTTCACGCACAG GCCAAAAAGCACAACCTGACAGTGAATCTGACCACTTTCCGCATCTGGTGTTACGCTTGTGAAAAGGAGGTGTTCTTGGACCAGCGGCTGGCAGTGCACTCGCAGTCACCGCCAGTGAAGTTCTCTGAACCG GATTCTCCATTGCCTGCTCACCCTTTGAAAGCTGTTCCGATTGCAGTGGCTGATGAAGGCGAATCTGAATCAGAGGATGATGATTTGAAACCAAGAG GCCTTACTGGAATGAAAAATCTTGGGAACTCCTGCTACATGAATGCAGCACTTCAGGCTCTCTCTAACTG ccCACCTCTCACGCAGTTTTTTCTGGAATGTGGTGGATTGGTCCGTACAGATAAGAAACCAGCGCTGTGCAAGAGTTACCAGAAGTTGGTGTCTGAGGTTTGGCATAAGAAACG CCCGAGTTATGTTGTTCCAAGCAGTCTGTCCCATGGAATTAAACTCGTCAACCCCATGTTCCGCGGCTATGCACAGCAG GACACTCAGGAGTTCCTGCGGTGCCTGATGGATCAGCTTCATGAAGAACTGAAGGAACCAATTGTTGCAGAGACGAGGGATTTGGATACCAGTGACCAGGATGACAAGCGAGAGGGTGACCGAAGTCCTTCGGAGGATGAGTTCCTCTCCTGTGACTCGAGCAGTGACAGGGGTGAAGGAGATGGTCAGAGTCGGACCACAGCCGGCAtgagcagcagctccctggcagAGACAGAGCTGTTGATCCAGGATGAAGCAGGGAGAGGGATCTCCGAGAAGGAGAGGATGAAGGACAGAAAGTTCTCCTGTGGCCATCGGCGCAGCAACTCGGAGCAGGTGGATGAGGATGCAGACGTTGATACAACTATGATGCCAGTTGATGGCAGAGCCTCACCCGAGATGCTGCCAGCTCCCCGTCCTGCCAGCCCATGCAGGACACCAG AACCTGACAATGATGCCTACGTGCGCTGCTCCTCACGCCCCTGCAGTCCAGTCCATCATGAAATGCACTCCAAGCTCTCTAGCAGTCCTCCTCGCTCCAGTCCTGCCAGGCTTGGACCTTCCTACGTACTCAAGAAAG CCCAGATGCAGGCTTCtggcaaaaagaagaaagaacttCGTTATCGTAGCGTGATTTCTGACATCTTTGATGGCTCCATTCTCAGCCTGGTGCAGTGCCTCACCTGCGACAGA GTTTCTACGACAGTGGAGACATTCCAGGACCTGTCACTCCCAATCCCAGGGAAGGAGGACTTGGCCAAGCTGCACTCTGCCATCTACCAAAATGTGCCAGCTAAGACGGGGGCGTGTGGGGACAACTATGCCTCACAAGGCTGGATCGCCTTCATCATGGAGTATATCCGGAG ATTTGTGGTGTCCTGTATCCCTAGCTGGTTTTGGGGTCCTGTTGTGACGCTGGAGGATTGCCTTGCTGCCTTTTTTGCAGCAGATGAGTTAAAGG GGGACAACATGTACAGCTGTGAACGGTGTAAAAA ACTGCGGAATGGAGTAAAGTACTGCAAAGTTCTCCGGCTACCAGAG ATTCTTTGCATCCACCTGAAACGGTTCCGGCATGAGGTGATGTATTCCTTCAAGATCAACAGTCACGTCTCCTTCCCCTTGGAGGGGCTGGATCTGCGACCCTTCCTAGCCAAGGAGTGCGTCTCCCAGATCACCACCTATGATCTCCTGTCAGTCATCTGTCACCATGGCACAGCAGGCA GTGGGCATTACATAGCCTACTGCCAGAACGTGATCAATGGCCAGTGGTATGAGTTTGATGACCAGTATGTCACCGAAGTCCATGAGACCGTGGTACAGAATGCAGAAGCCTACGTCTTGTTCTACAG GAAAAGCAGTGAAGAGGCTGTGCGAGAGCGTCAGAAGGTTGTGTCCCTTGCCAGCATGAAGGAGCACAGTTTACTGCAGTTCTACATCTCTCGAGAGTGGCTCAATAAATTCAACACCTTTGCCGAGCCTGGTCCCATCACCAATCACACCTTTCTGTGCCCTCATGGAG GGATCCCTCCTAACAAATACCACTACATCGATGACCTGGTGGTGATCCTGCCCCAGAACGTCTGGGAGTATCTGTACAACAG GTTCGGGGGCGGCCCTGCTGTGAACCATCTGTACGTGTGCTCAATTTGCCAAGTGGAGATTGAGGCACTTGCCAAACGCAGGAGGATTGAAATCGACACCTTCATCAAG ctgaACAAGGCTTTCCAGGCAGAGGAGTCTCCAAGTGTCATCTACTGTATCAGCATGCAGTGGTTCCGTGAGTGGGAAGCCTTTGTCAAGGGGAAGGATAACG AGCCTCCTGGGCCAATCGACAACAGCAAGATTGCACTCATGAAAGCAGGTGGCCACGTGCAAGTTAAGCAGG GTGCTGACTACGGGCAGATTTCCGAGGAGACATGGATTTATTTAAGCACGCTGTACGGAGGGGGCCCGGAGATTGCCATCAGGCAGAACGTGGCCCAGGTCCAGGAAGTGGAAAACCTACACGGGGAGCAGAAGATTGAAGCGGAGACGCGGGCTGTGTGA
- the C19H9orf78 gene encoding splicing factor C9orf78 homolog isoform X1, giving the protein MRGKKSFRRRREEDEEEEEEDEQVAEEVRLKVEEAKEVQSLRRRPNGVSAVALLVGEKLQEEATLVDDPFKIKSGGMVDMKKLKERGKDRINEEEDLNLGTSFSAETNRRDEDADMMKYIETELKKRKGIVENEEQKVKLKNAEDSLYELPENIRVSSAKKTEEMLSNQMLSGIPEVDLGIDAKIKNIISTEEAKAKLLAEQQNKKKDSETSFVPTNMAVNYVQHNRFYHEELNAPVRRNKEEPKPRPLRVGDTERPEPERSPPNRKRPLNEKATDDYHYEKFKKMNRRY; this is encoded by the exons ATGCGGGGCAAGAAGTCCTTCCGCCGGCGgagagaggaggatgaggaggaggaggaggaggacgagcaGGTCGCTGAGGAGGTCAG gtTAAAGGTTGAGGAAGCCAAAGAAGTTCAGAGCCTCAGAAGGCGACCCAACGGGGTGAG CGCTGTAGCTCTGCTTGTGGGAGAGAAGTTGCAAGAAGAAGCAACACTTGTG GATGATCCATTTAAGATAAAATCTGGGGGAATGGTGGACATGAAGAAGCTGAAAGAAAGAGGCAAGGACAG GATTAATGAAGAGGAAGATCTAAACTTGGGAACTTCATTCTCAGCTGAAACCAACAGGAGGGATGAAGATGCTGACAT GATGAAGTACATTGAGACTGAGCtaaagaagagaaagggaattGTGGAGAATGAGGAGCAGAAGGTGAAGCTTAAGAACGCTGAGGACTCTCTGTACGAGCTGCCAGAGAATATCCGTGTCTCGTCTGCCAAGAAGACTGAGGAGATGCTGTCCAACCAGATGCTGAGCGGCATTCCTGAAGTGGACCTGGGAATTGA cgcaaaaataaaaaacatcatCTCAACTGAAGAGGCCAAAGCCaagctgctggcagagcagcagaacaaaaagaaagacaGCGAAACGTCCTTTGTTCCCACCAACATGGCTGTTAACTATGTCCAGCACAACAGAT TTTATCATGAGGAGCTAAATGCACCAGTGCGAAGGAACAAAGAAGAGCCGAAGCCCCGTCCACTGAGAGTGGGTGATACGGAGAGGCCAGAACCTGAGC ggTCTCCTCCAAATCGCAAACGTCCACTCAATGAGAAAGCAACAGATGATTATCACTATGAGAAATTCAAGAAGATGAATAGGCGATACTGA
- the LOC104329828 gene encoding torsin-1A, which yields MKLRRGVLRAAAGLALGLLPLLGPAGAVEPISLGLAIAGAAASALTGIISYPRLYCYFKECCLQRSDRRAAAALQENLESRLFGQHLVSKVVVKAVKGFLNNSNAKKPLALSLHGWTGTGKNFVSKIVAESIYKKGLQSKYVHQFVATLHFPHSHSINLYKDQLQSWIRGNVSICPRSLFIFDEMDKMHAGLIDSIKPFLDYYELLDGVSYRQAIFIFLSNAGAEKITEVALDFWRNGKTREDIQLTDMQNALSVSVFNNKNSGFWHSTLIDKNLIDYFVPFLPLEYKHVKMCVRVEIESRGYAVDEDILTRIADEMTYFPREERIYSDKGCKTVDAKLDYYYDF from the exons aTGAAGCTGCGGCGGGGCGTGctgcgggcggccgcggggctggcgctggggctgctgccgctgctcggGCCGGCGGGCGCCGTGGAGCCCATCAGCCTGGGGCTGGCGATCGCAGGCGCCGCCGCTTCGGCCCTCACCGGCATCATCTCCTACCCGCGGCTCTACTGCTACTTCAAGGAGTGCTGCCTCCAGCGGAGCGACCGGCGCGCTGctgccg CTCTGCAGGAGAATTTGGAGAGCAGGCTGTTCGGGCAGCACCTGGTGAGCAAGGTGGTTGTGAAGGCCGTGAAGGGCTTTTTGAACAACAGCAACGCCAAAAAGCCTCTCGCTCTTTCCCTGCATGGGTGGACTGGAACAGGGAAAAACTTCGTCAGTAAGATAGTGGCCGAAAGCATTTATAAAAAAGGCCTGCAGAGTAAATATGTCCATCAGTTCGTGGCGACTCTGCACTTCCCTCACTCTCACAGCATCAATCTCTACAAG GACCAGTTGCAGTCGTGGATTCGGGGAAATGTGAGCATCTGTCCCAGATCGCTCTTCATATTTGATGAAATGGATAAGATGCACGCAGGACTCATTGACTCCATCAAGCCATTCCTGGACTACTATGAGCTTCTGGATGGGGTGTCTTACCGACAAGCCATCTTCATATTCCTCAG CAATGCAGGAGCTGAAAAGATAACAGAGGTGGCACTGGATTTCTGGAGAAATGGGAAGACAAGGGAAGATATACAGCTCACAGATATGCAAAATGCACTGTCTGTTTCTGTCTTCAATAACAAAAATA GTGGATTTTGGCACAGCACCCTGATTGATAAAAATCTCATTGACTACTTTGTTCCCTTCCTGCCTCTGGAATACAAACATGTGAAAATGTGTGTCAGGGTTGAGATTGAATCACGTGGCTATGCTGTGGATGAAGACATTTTAACCAGAATAGCCGACGAAATGACCTACTTCCCCAGAGAGGAGAGAATTTATTCCGATAAAGGATGTAAAACTGTGGATGCAAAGCTGGATTATTACTATGACTTCTAA